A genomic segment from Nicotiana sylvestris chromosome 1, ASM39365v2, whole genome shotgun sequence encodes:
- the LOC138874955 gene encoding uncharacterized protein, with amino-acid sequence MNELIGKLKTYEMKRKKDSERREPNKEKNLVLKAESSDSSDKDSDMAYLTKRFQKMVRRNGGIPKRGSSSKARNNDLCQRCGKPGHFIKDCPLAKQEKYKQNPDKAAKRNLVPDKRFNRKSVADNIVKQDLVAWGDSSSESER; translated from the coding sequence ATGAATGAGTTGATTGGTAAGctgaagacatacgagatgaaaagaaagaaagacagtgaaaggAGAGAGCCGAACAAGGAAAAAAACCTAGTACTCAAAGCTGAAAGCAGTGACTCGAGTGATAaagatagtgacatggcctaccttactaaaagatttcaaaagatggttcgaagaaatggtggtataccaaagagGGGTAGTTCAAGTAAAGCAAGGAATAATGATCTCTGTCAGAGGTGCGGAaagccagggcatttcatcaaagactgcccactCGCGAAACAGGAGAAATACAAACAAAATCCTGATAAAGCAGCAAAAAGGAACTTGGTTCCAGACAAACGATTCAATCGAAAAAGTGTTGCTGACAATATTGTGAAACAGGATCTTGttgcttggggagactcctccagtgaatcagaaaggtaa